In Thermosynechococcus sichuanensis E542, a single genomic region encodes these proteins:
- a CDS encoding PIN/TRAM domain-containing protein, with product MLDTILLLIIVVMGIAVGFNSIDLLPETVLAQVANVRGLQWVMAGFGAIVGIALGLLLQSLYHRLERSIRQLSPETLLSRAVGLVVGLLLANLMLAPIFLLPIPKDFSFIKPLIAVLTSILFAYSGTTLADSHGPALLRLINPNAVASSLLAEGMLKPARAKVLDTSCIIDGRIEALLNLGVLEGQIIVPQFVLQELQLIADAGNEQKRIRGRRGLDVLNRLQASLGDRIVIHSADYPELTTVDAKLVRLCQEIHGTLVTNDLNLNKVARFQKVDVFNVNELAQALRPIYLPGDTLELKILKEGKEPAQGVGYLEDGTMVVVEEGVDHIGDQLSVVVTSALQTSAGRMIFARLQMPTMA from the coding sequence ATGCTCGATACCATCTTACTCCTCATTATCGTCGTGATGGGAATTGCCGTTGGCTTCAACAGCATTGACCTACTCCCAGAAACGGTTCTTGCTCAAGTCGCCAATGTGCGGGGATTGCAGTGGGTCATGGCTGGCTTTGGCGCCATCGTTGGCATTGCCCTTGGTTTATTGTTGCAGTCCCTTTACCATCGTCTCGAGCGCAGTATCCGCCAATTGTCCCCAGAAACGCTCTTGTCGCGGGCTGTGGGTCTGGTGGTGGGGTTGCTCTTGGCCAACTTGATGCTGGCACCGATTTTCCTGTTGCCCATTCCCAAAGATTTTTCCTTTATTAAACCCCTGATTGCTGTTCTCACCAGCATTCTCTTTGCCTACTCAGGAACCACTTTGGCCGATAGCCACGGCCCTGCCCTGCTGCGGCTAATTAACCCCAATGCTGTAGCCAGCAGCCTCTTAGCCGAAGGGATGCTTAAGCCTGCCCGTGCGAAGGTACTGGATACCAGTTGCATTATTGATGGCCGCATTGAGGCGCTGTTGAATCTCGGGGTACTCGAAGGGCAAATCATTGTGCCCCAATTTGTGCTTCAGGAGTTACAACTGATTGCCGATGCGGGGAATGAGCAAAAACGGATTCGCGGTCGGCGGGGCCTCGATGTTCTCAATCGTCTCCAAGCTAGTTTGGGCGATCGCATTGTCATTCACTCCGCCGACTATCCAGAATTAACGACAGTGGATGCCAAGCTAGTGCGGCTGTGCCAAGAGATTCATGGAACCCTTGTGACCAACGATTTGAATCTGAACAAAGTTGCCCGCTTCCAAAAAGTGGATGTCTTTAACGTCAACGAGTTAGCCCAAGCCCTGCGCCCCATCTATCTTCCCGGCGATACGCTGGAGCTGAAAATTCTCAAGGAAGGGAAAGAACCGGCTCAAGGGGTGGGCTACCTTGAGGATGGCACGATGGTGGTTGTCGAAGAGGGCGTCGATCACATTGGCGATCAGTTGTCGGTGGTCGTCACCAGTGCCCTGCAAACCTCGGCAGGCCGCATGATTTTTGCCCGTCTGCAAATGCCAACGATGGCCTAA
- a CDS encoding Uma2 family endonuclease encodes MGDPCPPLATSNICGNFYSQLQAWSQATGLGRACMGVGVIFSDSNDVIPDVVWLSMEKYTALIDDAGHVRGHQTL; translated from the coding sequence ATTGGTGACCCGTGCCCCCCACTGGCGACATCAAACATTTGTGGAAACTTTTACAGCCAACTTCAGGCATGGTCACAAGCGACGGGTCTCGGTCGCGCCTGCATGGGAGTGGGTGTCATTTTTAGTGACAGCAATGATGTGATTCCAGATGTCGTCTGGCTAAGCATGGAAAAATATACGGCCTTGATTGATGACGCGGGTCATGTCCGGGGGCACCAGACCTTGTGA
- a CDS encoding zinc-dependent alcohol dehydrogenase family protein, with product MKAIAITEFGDPDVLVLREVPEPELQAANEVKIQLRAASVNPIDTKLRQRGTFFPDRQPAILGCDGAGVVVAVGAAVQRFRVGDEVYFCYGGLGDRGGCYAEYTVVPEIAVAHKPKSLSFIQAAALPLAVITAWEALGDRGAVPPLNVLSTAKTVLIHAGAGGVGHLAIQLARRSGATVATTISSTAKARFTESLGATLAINYTTSDWVQAVLDWTGGKGVDFALDTVGGTTFSETFKAVRPYGTLATLLEPAADTPWKIARQRNLLIQLTLMLTPQLMGLNDALAHQGKILEQVATLVDRGELQVVVDKTFPLGAAADAHRYLSQRLVQGKVVLVP from the coding sequence ATGAAAGCGATCGCCATCACCGAATTTGGTGACCCCGATGTTTTAGTGCTGCGGGAGGTGCCCGAGCCAGAACTGCAAGCTGCCAATGAGGTGAAAATTCAACTGCGGGCGGCCAGCGTCAACCCCATTGACACCAAGTTGCGACAGCGGGGCACGTTTTTTCCCGATCGCCAGCCAGCAATTCTCGGCTGTGATGGGGCGGGGGTGGTTGTGGCTGTGGGGGCAGCGGTGCAGCGGTTTCGCGTAGGGGATGAAGTTTATTTTTGCTATGGGGGGTTGGGCGATCGCGGCGGCTGTTATGCAGAATATACCGTTGTCCCGGAAATCGCCGTTGCCCACAAACCCAAGTCCCTCTCGTTTATTCAGGCGGCTGCTTTGCCCTTGGCCGTGATTACCGCTTGGGAAGCCTTGGGCGATCGCGGTGCAGTCCCGCCTTTGAACGTCCTCTCCACCGCCAAAACCGTTCTCATTCATGCCGGGGCGGGCGGGGTGGGGCATCTCGCCATTCAATTAGCACGGCGATCGGGGGCAACTGTTGCCACCACCATTAGTTCCACAGCCAAAGCCCGTTTTACGGAAAGTCTTGGCGCTACCCTTGCCATTAACTACACCACCAGTGATTGGGTGCAGGCAGTCCTAGACTGGACAGGGGGCAAAGGGGTTGATTTTGCTCTTGACACCGTGGGCGGCACCACCTTTAGTGAAACCTTCAAAGCAGTGCGTCCCTATGGCACCCTCGCTACCCTCTTGGAACCCGCCGCCGATACGCCTTGGAAAATTGCTCGCCAACGCAACCTCTTGATCCAACTCACGCTGATGCTGACGCCGCAACTCATGGGGTTGAATGATGCCCTTGCCCATCAGGGAAAAATCCTTGAGCAGGTGGCGACCCTCGTGGATCGCGGCGAGCTACAGGTTGTTGTGGATAAAACCTTTCCCCTCGGTGCAGCGGCGGATGCCCATCGCTATCTCAGCCAACGCTTGGTGCAGGGTAAGGTGGTACTCGTCCCATAA
- the ureC gene encoding urease subunit alpha, translated as MSYRIDRQAYAETYGPTVGDRLRLADTDLIIEIERDYTHYGDEVKFGGGKVIRDGMGQSPIANAEGAVDVVITNAVILDWWGIVKADVGIKDGKIYKIGKAGNPYTQEGVDIIIGPGTEAIAGEGMILTAGGIDAHIHFICPQQIATAIASGVTTMIGGGTGPATGTNATTCTPGPWNIYRMLQTADAFPVNLGFLGKGNSSQPQGLIEQVQAGVVGLKLHEDWGTTPAAIDTCLSVAEDYDIQVAIHTDTLNESGFVEDTIAAFKNRTIHAYHTEGAGGGHAPDIIKLCGQANVLPSSTNPTRPYTVNTLDEHLDMLMVCHHLDPSIPEDVAFAESRIRRETIAAEDILHDLGAFSIISSDSQAMGRVGESIIRTWQTAHKMKVQRGHLRDPQQPGADHDNFRARRYVAKYTINPAITHGIAEYVGSVEVGKIADLCLWKPAFFGVKPELVIKGGMIAYAQMGDANASIPTPQPVHMQPMFASYGGCRTATSVTFMSQAGIANNIPAQLGLQKTVLPVRHIRQLRKADLKLNDYLPHIEVDPETYEVRANGELLTCEPATVLPLAQRYFLF; from the coding sequence ATGAGCTACCGCATTGATCGCCAAGCCTATGCCGAAACCTATGGTCCCACAGTGGGCGATCGCCTGCGACTTGCGGATACTGACCTCATTATCGAAATTGAGCGCGACTACACCCACTACGGTGATGAGGTCAAGTTTGGCGGTGGCAAAGTGATCCGCGATGGGATGGGACAATCCCCCATTGCCAATGCAGAAGGCGCGGTGGATGTCGTGATCACCAATGCCGTGATTCTCGACTGGTGGGGCATCGTCAAGGCCGATGTCGGCATCAAAGACGGCAAAATCTACAAAATTGGTAAAGCGGGAAACCCCTACACCCAAGAGGGGGTAGATATTATCATTGGCCCCGGCACAGAGGCGATCGCCGGCGAAGGGATGATCCTCACCGCTGGCGGGATTGACGCCCACATTCACTTTATCTGTCCACAGCAGATTGCCACTGCCATTGCCTCGGGCGTTACAACAATGATTGGCGGCGGAACGGGGCCGGCCACGGGTACCAATGCCACCACCTGTACGCCAGGACCTTGGAACATCTACCGCATGCTACAAACTGCCGATGCCTTTCCCGTGAATTTAGGCTTTTTGGGCAAGGGCAATAGCAGCCAACCCCAAGGACTGATTGAGCAAGTGCAAGCCGGGGTTGTGGGTCTCAAACTCCACGAAGACTGGGGCACTACCCCTGCTGCCATTGACACCTGTTTAAGTGTGGCTGAAGACTACGATATTCAGGTGGCCATCCACACCGATACCCTCAATGAATCAGGCTTTGTCGAGGATACCATTGCCGCCTTCAAAAACCGCACCATTCACGCCTATCACACCGAGGGCGCCGGCGGCGGACACGCCCCGGACATCATCAAGCTCTGCGGTCAAGCCAATGTGTTGCCCTCTTCCACCAATCCCACTCGCCCCTACACCGTCAATACCCTCGATGAGCACTTGGATATGTTGATGGTGTGCCACCACCTCGACCCCAGTATTCCCGAAGATGTTGCCTTTGCCGAGTCGCGGATTCGCAGAGAAACCATTGCCGCCGAAGATATTCTCCACGACCTCGGAGCCTTTAGTATTATCTCCTCAGACTCGCAAGCCATGGGACGGGTGGGGGAGAGTATTATTCGCACGTGGCAAACCGCCCACAAAATGAAGGTACAGCGGGGACATCTCAGGGATCCCCAGCAGCCGGGAGCCGATCATGACAACTTTCGCGCCCGCCGCTACGTCGCCAAGTACACGATTAATCCCGCCATTACCCACGGCATTGCTGAGTATGTGGGATCCGTGGAGGTGGGCAAAATCGCTGATCTGTGCCTCTGGAAGCCTGCCTTTTTTGGCGTTAAGCCGGAACTGGTGATCAAGGGAGGAATGATTGCCTACGCTCAAATGGGGGATGCCAATGCCAGCATTCCCACACCGCAACCAGTGCACATGCAACCCATGTTTGCTAGCTATGGGGGCTGCCGAACCGCCACATCGGTAACCTTTATGTCCCAAGCGGGCATTGCCAACAATATTCCAGCACAATTGGGGTTGCAAAAAACGGTGCTACCGGTGCGCCACATCCGCCAACTGCGCAAAGCAGATCTCAAGCTCAATGACTACTTACCCCACATTGAGGTGGATCCCGAAACCTATGAGGTACGGGCGAATGGCGAATTGCTTACCTGTGAACCGGCGACGGTTTTGCCCCTTGCCCAACGTTACTTTCTCTTTTAA
- a CDS encoding HMA2 domain-containing protein has product MATAETAPIAEVMHLTGDRLRLRIQELKTDAAFRDSLSAYLKTLQGIKSVHVNPLAASITIEYHLKQITPLQLLAAIQFWGDVQIIGQGNKGLQNLTRAFDLEPEEVGNKLTSMGGFLMGGYVGDLLGGMVGGTAGGLLMGPAGAVMGVQVGTFVGGVIGARLGMEATEQITQLQFTALEETPERLAKTLEIRTGDQVGGIAGEIAGGLAGQVVLGPVGETVGRVVGNMVGSQLGEDLGRQLAAPSPEEPRPPFLYLEWWVKTSQAFTKETLLATLGGMVARAILGPQAEVEGIRAGTRMSRHLDMQPSNTAAKEKKV; this is encoded by the coding sequence ATGGCCACTGCCGAAACTGCGCCGATTGCCGAAGTTATGCACCTCACGGGCGATCGCCTGCGATTGCGGATTCAAGAACTGAAAACGGATGCTGCCTTTCGCGATTCCCTGAGTGCCTACCTGAAAACCCTCCAAGGTATTAAATCTGTTCACGTTAACCCCCTTGCCGCCTCAATTACCATTGAGTATCACCTCAAGCAAATCACGCCCCTACAACTGCTGGCGGCCATTCAATTTTGGGGGGATGTGCAGATCATTGGCCAAGGCAATAAGGGCTTGCAAAACCTCACCCGCGCCTTTGATCTCGAACCCGAAGAGGTGGGCAACAAACTCACCTCCATGGGCGGATTTCTCATGGGCGGCTACGTGGGTGATCTTCTCGGTGGCATGGTGGGGGGAACGGCGGGTGGTCTGTTGATGGGGCCTGCGGGTGCGGTCATGGGGGTGCAAGTGGGCACCTTTGTTGGCGGTGTCATCGGTGCGCGACTGGGGATGGAAGCCACTGAGCAAATCACCCAACTGCAATTTACTGCCCTTGAGGAAACGCCGGAACGGCTCGCGAAAACCCTTGAAATTCGCACGGGTGACCAAGTGGGTGGCATCGCCGGCGAAATTGCCGGCGGCTTGGCGGGGCAAGTGGTCTTGGGTCCTGTGGGGGAAACCGTCGGGCGGGTGGTGGGCAATATGGTTGGTTCGCAGTTGGGAGAAGATCTCGGGCGACAGTTGGCAGCGCCCTCCCCTGAGGAACCTCGTCCCCCATTCCTGTATCTAGAGTGGTGGGTGAAAACCAGTCAAGCCTTTACCAAGGAAACGCTATTGGCGACCCTCGGGGGCATGGTGGCACGGGCAATTCTGGGGCCTCAAGCTGAAGTTGAGGGCATCCGAGCCGGTACCCGCATGAGTCGTCATCTGGATATGCAACCGTCCAACACCGCAGCAAAAGAGAAAAAAGTATAA
- a CDS encoding ABC transporter ATP-binding protein: protein MTATVKVEHLKKSYGAITAVADVSFCAHQGEIFGVLGPNGSGKTTTLRCLCTLSRPDAGVLEVCGLSVLHQPRLVRQKLGYVAQEVALDKILTGQEFLELQAALYHIPRALIPERIEAVLTRLDLWEWRDRQCGTYSGGIRKRFDLAAGLLHQPQVLVLDEPTVGLDIESRQVIWDVLRDLKAQGLTIILTSHYLEEVDLLSDRLVILDQGRVIASGSPEELKANIGGDRVTLRVREFTPRQEAQMAQALVSQLDCVKSVLINANQGNSLNLVVTDATVAIAAIRTALEEAGLPLFSLAQSRPSLDDVYLAATGQTLLDADLAAAAQRDSKQLKKEAMQR, encoded by the coding sequence ATGACAGCCACGGTAAAGGTCGAACATCTCAAGAAGTCCTACGGTGCCATTACAGCAGTGGCCGATGTCTCCTTTTGCGCTCATCAAGGGGAAATTTTTGGGGTGCTAGGGCCGAATGGCTCAGGGAAAACGACAACACTGCGCTGTCTATGTACCCTCTCGCGACCAGATGCTGGGGTGTTGGAAGTCTGTGGTCTTTCGGTACTCCACCAACCCCGTTTAGTGCGCCAAAAATTAGGCTATGTTGCCCAAGAGGTTGCCCTCGATAAAATCCTCACGGGTCAAGAATTTCTGGAATTGCAGGCGGCGCTGTACCACATTCCCCGTGCCCTGATTCCAGAACGCATTGAAGCAGTACTGACACGGTTGGATTTATGGGAATGGCGCGATCGCCAGTGTGGTACCTACTCGGGTGGCATTCGCAAACGCTTTGATTTGGCGGCGGGTCTGCTGCATCAACCCCAAGTGCTTGTCTTAGATGAACCCACCGTCGGCCTCGACATTGAAAGCCGCCAAGTGATTTGGGATGTGCTGCGGGATCTCAAGGCCCAAGGACTGACGATTATCTTGACTAGCCACTACCTTGAGGAAGTGGATCTCCTGAGCGATCGCTTGGTGATTCTTGATCAGGGGCGGGTGATTGCCAGTGGTTCCCCCGAGGAACTCAAGGCCAATATTGGTGGCGATCGCGTCACGTTGCGGGTGCGGGAATTCACACCGCGTCAGGAGGCACAAATGGCACAGGCCCTAGTCAGTCAATTGGACTGCGTAAAATCAGTACTGATTAATGCCAACCAAGGCAATTCTTTGAATCTGGTGGTTACAGATGCCACCGTGGCGATCGCAGCCATTAGAACGGCGCTAGAGGAAGCAGGACTCCCCCTTTTCAGCTTGGCACAGTCGCGACCCAGTTTAGATGATGTCTATTTGGCGGCCACAGGTCAAACGCTCTTGGATGCGGATTTAGCAGCAGCAGCGCAGCGGGACAGCAAACAGTTGAAAAAAGAGGCCATGCAACGCTAA
- a CDS encoding trypsin-like peptidase domain-containing protein: protein MVRTRLSLVGMAIALVALTGCPLRLPDRTPPTPNTAESLPSLAPTQRPNVGENFIVKVVAEAGPAVVSIDTLRLRRSKEDSFLNPLPIPEVPVRQGQGSGFIFTPDGKIMTNAHVVEGASAVRVTLPDGRQYDGKVVGTDSLTDVAVVQIDAENLPTVQLGNSDTLVPGEWAIAIGNPLGLSNTVTAGIISATGRASNEIGAADKRVSFIQTDAAINPGNSGGPLLNAAGQVVGVNTAVISQAQGLGFAIPINTAYRIAEQIITTGRAQHLYLGIRMVQLTPEVAAQIRQDQPNWTLNQTQGTLIIGIAPNSPAAKAGLQAGDWIAKINDVNQPSPQQVQSVVERTKLGEKVTLEIQRGDRRQTVSLQPEPMPPELYPSSQPE from the coding sequence ATGGTTCGCACACGGTTGAGTCTCGTTGGGATGGCGATCGCCCTTGTGGCACTGACGGGCTGTCCATTGCGTTTGCCGGATCGCACCCCCCCCACCCCCAATACGGCGGAGTCTTTGCCTTCCCTTGCCCCCACGCAGCGACCCAATGTGGGCGAGAATTTCATTGTCAAGGTGGTTGCTGAGGCAGGGCCAGCGGTGGTGAGCATTGATACCCTACGCCTGCGCCGCAGTAAAGAGGATAGTTTTCTCAATCCTTTGCCGATACCAGAGGTGCCAGTGCGCCAAGGTCAAGGCTCTGGGTTTATCTTTACCCCCGATGGCAAGATTATGACCAATGCCCATGTCGTGGAAGGCGCCAGTGCCGTGCGAGTCACGCTTCCCGATGGGCGTCAGTATGATGGCAAGGTGGTGGGTACTGATTCCCTGACGGATGTGGCGGTGGTGCAAATTGATGCTGAGAATCTACCCACGGTGCAACTGGGTAATTCCGATACCCTTGTTCCCGGCGAGTGGGCGATCGCCATCGGCAACCCCCTAGGACTGAGTAACACCGTCACCGCTGGCATTATTAGTGCAACGGGCCGTGCCAGTAATGAAATTGGCGCTGCCGATAAGCGGGTGAGCTTCATTCAAACGGATGCAGCAATTAATCCGGGGAATTCCGGGGGGCCACTCCTAAACGCTGCTGGTCAAGTGGTGGGCGTCAATACCGCCGTGATCTCCCAAGCGCAGGGGCTTGGCTTTGCCATTCCCATCAATACCGCCTATCGCATTGCTGAGCAAATTATTACCACGGGTCGTGCCCAGCACCTCTATTTGGGGATTCGCATGGTGCAACTGACACCGGAAGTGGCTGCCCAAATCCGTCAAGACCAGCCCAACTGGACACTCAATCAAACCCAAGGGACATTGATTATCGGTATTGCCCCCAATTCCCCGGCGGCTAAAGCGGGTTTGCAGGCAGGAGATTGGATTGCCAAAATTAACGATGTCAATCAACCCAGCCCCCAACAGGTACAAAGTGTTGTCGAGCGAACCAAGTTGGGAGAGAAAGTGACTTTGGAGATTCAACGGGGCGATCGCCGGCAAACCGTGAGCCTGCAACCAGAGCCAATGCCACCGGAATTGTATCCCTCCTCGCAGCCAGAATAA
- a CDS encoding ABC transporter ATP-binding protein: MSLLHVADVYAGYIPDVDILRGVNFRLEAGELVAVIGPNGAGKSTLAKTIAGLLTPRLGTITLAGEDITYLRPNQIVKKGIGYVPQIANVFRTLTIEENLEMGAFTKSGNLKALKERVYDTFPRLAERRQQRAGTLSGGERQMLAMGRAMMLDPQIMVLDEPSAALSPALVNDVFAKIKEINAQGTAIILVEQNARKALAMSDRGYVLEMGKDRYEGLGTELLNDPKVGELYLGIVRAEP, from the coding sequence ATGAGCTTGCTCCACGTTGCTGATGTCTATGCTGGCTATATTCCCGATGTGGATATTCTACGGGGCGTTAATTTTCGTCTTGAAGCCGGTGAGCTAGTGGCGGTCATTGGCCCCAATGGAGCCGGAAAATCAACCTTGGCAAAAACGATCGCTGGGTTACTGACGCCCCGTCTCGGCACAATTACTCTCGCTGGAGAAGATATTACCTACTTGCGCCCCAACCAAATTGTCAAAAAGGGAATTGGCTACGTGCCGCAGATTGCCAATGTCTTTCGCACCCTAACCATTGAAGAAAATCTGGAGATGGGTGCCTTTACCAAGAGCGGCAACCTGAAGGCGCTTAAGGAGCGCGTCTATGACACCTTTCCCCGCTTGGCGGAGCGGCGACAGCAACGGGCAGGGACACTTTCGGGGGGGGAACGGCAAATGCTGGCCATGGGACGCGCCATGATGCTCGATCCGCAAATTATGGTCTTGGATGAACCCTCCGCTGCTCTCTCCCCAGCCCTCGTCAATGATGTCTTTGCCAAAATCAAGGAAATTAATGCCCAAGGCACCGCGATTATTCTGGTGGAGCAAAATGCACGGAAAGCCCTTGCTATGAGCGATCGCGGGTATGTCTTGGAAATGGGTAAAGATCGCTACGAGGGACTGGGCACTGAGTTACTGAATGACCCCAAAGTGGGGGAACTCTACCTCGGCATTGTGCGGGCAGAGCCTTAG
- a CDS encoding glycosyltransferase — translation MTHEPPKPASPPQLVSPWVWGFFVFSLLFLFGVLLAMVWRPTLFPVDLVNPDQLRPLPDLLQMPADDLSAWWPVVLAGMVAIALNFIPSTNVTRLVIRFIVILFGCRYLVWRGWVTLNDAHWLSFAASVGFYGLEVLYFFTYLLYFYQTAWLTTAWRSRQADYYQQAVLSGEYCPSVDIFIPTYNEPPYILRRTIVACQAINYRNKSIYVLDDGRRPEIADLCQHLGVNYLTRPTNEHRKAGNLNHALKHTSGELIAVFDADFIPFQNFLTRTVGFFQDEQVSMVQTPQHFFNPDYHSQNLGIEFMMPGDMEYFFGFIQPGRDFGNAIICCGTSYVVRRRDLEAVGGYYTRCVVEDFQTGTRMQIAGYRLVYLNEILSMGESPRNFQDHLEQRLRWLQGNMQIYFCGDDLPIWSKLSWFQRSCHISLLLHNINPFTRTCFLIGPFLSLMTGISLTVATFSEYLFYALPYTLLTIATFSWATEGRYFSVWGEVYEVSFAFPGMMQLIKILRNPFGKIGSIVTNKGTLSNRKRLNLRYTWPLVAFVMAVGVGIFIRYGGYWLHIWPPMEYERAGLEVMLAWTLYNAFIALIAILSSIDQPTRRQSDRFPVCTVCRFQLGDQTYWGYTRDVSETGAALLLTAGRFIAAQGETVGTLTFLEQDFSVTAAVVRTRTEEERCCVYLRFLEVSDEAQRHLVQLLYGGLTWWHKPKAPNGIDAFWPMLIRLFDFRSLFSLYSNN, via the coding sequence ATGACCCATGAGCCACCCAAGCCCGCTTCACCGCCGCAGTTGGTGTCTCCTTGGGTTTGGGGTTTTTTTGTTTTCAGCCTCCTATTCCTCTTTGGCGTGCTGTTGGCGATGGTGTGGCGACCGACGCTCTTTCCTGTTGATCTGGTGAATCCAGACCAGTTGCGGCCGCTACCTGACCTCTTGCAGATGCCGGCGGATGACTTGAGTGCTTGGTGGCCGGTGGTTCTGGCGGGAATGGTGGCGATCGCCCTCAATTTTATTCCCAGCACCAATGTCACGCGCTTGGTGATTCGCTTCATTGTTATTCTCTTTGGCTGCCGCTATCTGGTGTGGCGCGGCTGGGTGACCCTCAATGATGCCCACTGGCTGAGCTTTGCTGCTAGTGTTGGCTTCTATGGTCTTGAGGTGCTCTACTTTTTCACCTATTTGCTTTACTTCTATCAGACGGCATGGCTGACGACTGCATGGCGATCGCGACAAGCCGACTATTATCAACAGGCGGTTCTCAGTGGTGAATACTGTCCCAGTGTGGATATTTTCATTCCCACCTACAATGAACCCCCCTATATTTTGCGACGGACGATTGTGGCCTGTCAGGCGATCAACTACAGGAATAAAAGTATCTATGTCCTCGACGATGGTCGGCGCCCTGAAATTGCCGATCTCTGTCAGCATTTGGGGGTTAACTACCTCACTCGACCCACCAATGAGCACCGCAAAGCCGGCAACCTCAACCATGCTCTGAAACACACTAGTGGTGAACTGATTGCCGTTTTTGATGCTGACTTTATTCCTTTTCAGAACTTCCTCACCCGCACCGTGGGCTTCTTTCAAGATGAGCAGGTCTCCATGGTACAGACCCCCCAGCACTTTTTTAACCCTGACTACCACTCCCAAAACCTTGGCATTGAGTTTATGATGCCCGGCGATATGGAGTACTTTTTTGGCTTTATTCAGCCGGGACGCGACTTTGGCAACGCCATTATCTGCTGCGGGACTTCCTATGTGGTGCGCCGCCGGGATCTTGAAGCTGTAGGGGGCTACTACACCCGCTGCGTGGTCGAGGATTTCCAAACCGGAACTAGAATGCAGATCGCTGGCTACCGCCTCGTTTACCTCAATGAAATCCTGAGCATGGGGGAGTCTCCTCGGAACTTTCAAGATCATCTGGAGCAGCGGCTGCGGTGGCTACAGGGGAATATGCAAATCTATTTCTGTGGCGATGATCTCCCCATTTGGTCAAAACTGTCGTGGTTTCAGCGCAGTTGCCATATCTCGCTCCTATTACACAACATTAATCCCTTTACCCGCACTTGCTTTCTGATTGGTCCTTTCTTAAGCCTGATGACGGGCATTTCCCTGACGGTCGCCACGTTTAGTGAGTATCTCTTTTATGCTCTGCCCTATACACTGCTGACGATCGCCACCTTTAGCTGGGCCACGGAAGGGCGGTATTTTTCCGTCTGGGGTGAAGTCTATGAGGTGAGTTTTGCCTTTCCGGGGATGATGCAACTGATTAAAATCCTCCGCAATCCCTTTGGCAAAATTGGCAGCATTGTCACCAACAAGGGCACCCTCTCCAATCGCAAGCGGTTAAATTTGCGCTATACATGGCCGCTGGTGGCCTTTGTGATGGCAGTGGGAGTAGGCATCTTTATCCGCTATGGGGGTTACTGGCTCCATATCTGGCCACCGATGGAGTATGAACGGGCGGGGTTAGAGGTGATGTTGGCTTGGACGCTCTACAATGCCTTTATTGCCTTGATTGCGATTTTGTCCTCCATTGATCAGCCCACTCGCCGTCAGAGCGATCGCTTTCCCGTTTGCACTGTGTGTCGTTTCCAATTGGGGGATCAAACCTACTGGGGCTATACCCGCGATGTGTCGGAGACAGGCGCTGCCCTATTGCTGACCGCAGGGCGTTTTATCGCAGCCCAAGGAGAGACCGTTGGCACGTTGACCTTTTTGGAACAGGACTTTAGCGTGACCGCGGCCGTGGTGCGTACCCGCACTGAAGAGGAGCGGTGCTGTGTTTATCTGCGATTTTTAGAGGTCAGTGATGAGGCACAGCGGCACCTTGTACAACTGCTCTATGGTGGTCTTACATGGTGGCATAAACCGAAGGCCCCTAATGGGATAGATGCCTTTTGGCCAATGTTGATTCGTCTCTTTGATTTTCGATCGCTCTTTAGCCTCTATAGCAATAACTGA
- a CDS encoding Uma2 family endonuclease, producing the protein MIEVLSSGAENERRDRQIRLKLYSSQGVLEYWIADWRRQTVEIFRREAGLLKLALTLYREDTLTSPLLPNFHCPLGQIFDS; encoded by the coding sequence GTGATTGAGGTTTTGTCTTCGGGCGCAGAAAATGAACGGCGCGATCGCCAGATCAGACTCAAACTCTACTCTAGTCAAGGAGTATTGGAGTACTGGATTGCCGATTGGCGACGCCAAACTGTAGAAATCTTTCGCCGTGAAGCGGGACTGCTCAAACTTGCTCTCACCCTTTATCGAGAGGATACGTTAACGTCTCCCCTATTGCCGAACTTTCATTGTCCCCTAGGGCAAATTTTTGACTCGTGA